From the genome of Thermosipho japonicus:
TATATTCATCATTAGGATTGTAAACAAAAAAATCATTCTCATCCTGGGAAAGTGTTATTTTAAATTTTGAATTTATATAGTGATTCATATCCGGGTGCCAATTTAAATGATTAGGATAAATGTTTAAAATAGAAGATATATTAGGTTTGAATTTATCGGACCAAAATAGTTGAAAACTACTAACTTCTAAGACCAAATAATCAGCCCTTAAATCATCATTCAATAATTTTGCTATAGGGATTCCTATATTTCCAGCAAGCAATGTTCTTTTATACTTGTTTAATACATGCTGAATCATCGATACAGTTGTACTCTTTCCCACCGAACCTGTTACTGCAATAACATACGGAAACCAATTTATTTTTTCAAATTCTTTCAAACAAAAAGAAATTTCCGTATCTATCTTTATATTATTTTCCTTTGCCTTCTTGATTATTTCATTTTCAAAATGTATTCCAGGACTAACAAGAATAACATCCGAATCTAATACTTTTTCAGTATGACCATTTTCTTCAAAATCCACACCAAAAGAATTCAAAAACTCTTTATCAACTTCACTCAATTTTCTTCCTTCACTTACAAAAACACTTTCTCCTTTTTTTAAAAGATATTTCAAAATTTCTTTATTACTAATTCCAAACCCAAGTAGTGTATATTTCAAAATCAATCACCTCTATCTTATTTTAGCACATTCAAAAAATTTTTCATTTCATTTATACATATTTCATGAAGTTTTTCTCTCTTTTCATTTTTCTTCATCTTAACGTTTATTAAACCAAAATTTGCATACATAGGCTTTAATTCATCAGCTTTTGTAATATAATTGATTAATGCACCCGTCATTGTCTTAGAAGGTAATTTTACAGGTTCCTTTCCACTTAAGATTCTAGATATATTTAAACCAACATATATACCACAAGCTGCGGATTCTAAATATCCTTCAACACCTGTAATTTGACCTGCAAAGAATATATTTTTATATTTCTTATGCCTTAAAAATTCGTCTAAAACTCTTGGTGTATCAATATACGTATTTCTGTGCATAACACCGTATCTTAAAATCTCTGCATTTTCAAGCCCAGGAATGAGTCTAATTATTCTTTTTTGTTCAGACCATTTCAAACGCGTTTGAAATCCAACAATATTATACATATTTCCTTCTTCATCCTCTTTCCTTAATTGTATAACTGCATAAGGAATTTCTCCCGTGTGTGGATTTATTAGTCCAACTGGGCGCAGTGGTCCAAATAATAAAGATTTTTTGCCACTTTTTGCTATCTCTTCAATTGGTTGGCATCTTTCAAAAAGAAGCTTTCTATCAAAGTCTTTCATTTCAATCATTTCAGCATTAACTAATTCGTTGTAAAACCTTTCATATTCTTCTTTTGTCATAGGGCAATTAATATAATCTCCTGTTCCAATACCATATCTGTCCCCTACAAAGCATTTATTAAAATCAATACTATCTCTTGAAATTATTGGTGCAACTGCATCAAAAAAGTTTAAAAATCCGCCTGTTAATTTAGAAAGCCATTGTGCGAACTTTCCATCTGTAGTAGGCCCAGTTGCAACTACCCAAATTTCATCCGTGTCTAGATCTATTTTTTCAACTTCTTTTCTTACTATCTCAACATTTTCAAAACTTTCTAAAACTTTTGTAATACATCGTGAAAATTTTTCTCTATCAACAGCTAGTGCTTTTCCAGCAGGGACTCTTGTTTTGTATGCACAATTCAAAATTAGTGAATCAAGAAGTTTCATTTCTTCTTTCAATATTCCTTCAGCATTCTTTAAATTTTCAGACTTTAAAGAATTACTACATACAAGCTCACCAAAAGTCTCCATTTTATGTACTGGTGAGAACTTCACGGGCTTTTGCTCAAAAATTCTAACTTTAAATCCTTCTTTCAATAATCTATATGCAACTTCAACACCAGCAAGTCCTGCTCCAACAATATTAACTCTCAAACTTGTCACCCTCTTTTACAAGCCCTCCATTTTTTGCATCAAGAAAAGTTATAGGCTTTTTACCTGGAAACTGAATATATTTAATTCCAACAATTCCACCCTTTGCACTAATGAATCCACCTTCATTATTTATCTTCAACACCTTTCCATATTCTTTTATATTTTCATCTCTTTCAACATAAAAGACCTGGAATAGTTTTACCAACTTTCCTTTCAAAGATACTCTCACACCAGGGATAGGATCATACGCTCTGATTTTATTTTTCACAGTTATATAATCAGCAGAAAAATCTAATTCCAAATCTTCTTTTGAAATCTTTGGTGCATAAGTTGGCTCACCTTCTTGCGGATAAAGATTAGGAGGATAATTATTTAGAAACTCTAGCAATGCCTCTTTTCCAAGACTTAAAAGTTTTTCATACAAGCTACCAAATGTTTCAAACTCATCAACACTTATTTCTTTCTTCAATGCAATTGGTCCATTATCCATACCCTCACCAATTTTAAAAATAGTAATTCCTGTCACGCTTTCACCATTTTCTAATGCCCTTTGAATTGGTGCAGCACCTCGGTATTTTGGAAGAAGTGAAGCATGTATATTATAAAAAGGAATTGCATTTAAAAATGGAGGTTTTAAAAGTTTTCCATAAGCAACTACAATTCCTAAATCTGGCTTAAATCTTTCAATAATAGAAAGTCCCTCGCTTGTAAGTTTTGTCGGCTGAAAGATAGGAATGTTATACTTTTGTGCAACTTCTTTTACTGGAGTTGGTTGGATCTTTTTACCTCTCCCCTTTGGTTTATCAGGTTGTGAAATAACTGCTACAACATCAAAATTATTTTTTATTAAAAACTCAAGATGCTCACTTGCAAAAGAAGGGGTTCCTAAAAATAGTATTCTCATAACTTACCTCCTTCAATAAAAAAGGATGCTATTTGCACCCTTTATATTTTTCAAAAAGTTTTAAGAAATTATCGTTTGAAAGCTGTTGTGGACGCAATTTTAGATCAAACTCTGAAAAACAGTCCAAATTTTTGACAAAACCTTTCAAATTATTCAAAAGAGTTTTTCGCTTTTTTTCAAAACATTTTGATACAAAACTCCAAAATTCTTCTATATTGTACTTTTCATAAATTTTTTCCTTACGAGTAAATTTTAATACTACACTATCAACTTGAGGTGGTGGAACAAAATTCCCTTTTGAAACATGTAATACTTTCTCAATATCTGTAAATGTTTGAACCACAACAGTTAAAAAACTTCTATCCTCACCTGGCTTTGCTAATAATCTATCTCCAACTTCTTTTTGAACCATTAAAACAGCTGTTGAAAACTTGGAAAAAAGTATTTTTTTTACTATCATTCCCGTTATTGAATATGGTATATTTGAAACAACCTTAAAATTTTCTCCAAGAAGCTTCATATCAAATTTTAAAAAATCCTGGTAATAAATTTTAAAATTTTCAAACTCATTAAACCTGTCCAAAATGGGAGTTAATCTTTTGTCTATTTCAACTGCTACAACATTTGCTCCTTTTTTAATCAAAAGTTCCGTAATCGTTCCAGCACCGGGACCAATTTCAAGAACAGTTTCACCAGTTTGAATATTTGCATTTTCTATTATTTTCTTTGCAATTTCCATATTTGTAAGAAAATTCTGCCCTAGTGACTTTTTTAAGTTTAATTTATATTGCCTTAAATAATCAGCAATTTTCACTCTTTCAACTCCACCTTTACAAAGCCGGGATACTCTAGACTTATTATTTTTCCATTTTCATATTTGATCTTTATACTCTCGTCTTTATACTTTATTTCAAAAATTTCTCCATTTTTCTTCAAACTCGCTTGTCCAGTTGCAAATTCTGTCTTTGAAGGATTAAAAATTAACTGTGGTACAACAAGCTTAAAATAAGGTATTGGGTACTCTAAAAGCCTTTCAATATGTGCCAAAATAAAATTATTATCAAGTATAACAAATTTTCCACCTGAAAGTTTATAACTTGTCTTTGAACCATATCTAGTCTCATAAACAAAGTTTATTTCATTTCCATCATTTTCCGCCTTTAAAATTCCAGTAAAACTTCCATCAACGGTAAAAGAAGCCACATAATTTTTAAACCATAAGCCATCATATACTGTTGTAGCATCAACTGTGTAGACAACTCCATAATCTATCGTGGATATACTTCTATAGGTTTGTGGGTCAACTTTAATCAGCACAGAAGTCCCGAATGATGTTTCACCAATTTTTATGTTATACACACTTGAAAAAGAAAGTATAAAGATAGATAAAATCAAAAATACGCTTAATCTTCTCATACAATTCACTCTCCTAAATAGATATAATATTGCTTACACACATTGCAGTCATTGCTTTGAGGTTAGTTTCTGGATATACACTATTTCCAGTCTTAAATTTTATACTTACAGGACAATTAATAATCTTTTCTAGATTTTTTGAAATTTCAGCTCTATACTTTCCTAGTCTAAAATCAGTAATTAACACACAGTCAACGCTCTCGGGGAAAAAACCATTTTCTTTCATGCTCTTTAGAACATTTTCTAAAATGAAAACACTACTTATACCTTTTGGAACATCTTTTTCTGGAAAAAGTTCACCTATATCTTTCTTAAGTGAAACACCCACAAAGGAATCTACAATACTATGAATCAAAACATCTGCATCCGAGTGACCATCAAGTCCTATATCTGATTCTATCTCTATACCACCTAAAATTAATTTTCGATCCTTTTTAATAGGATGGGTATCCCATCCTATTCCACTTGCAATATTCAGCTTCGATTTTTTATGCATTCTAAATATCTTATCATCCAACCCTTTTTCCACAACAAATCCCATTTTTTTATATTTTTCAATCAATTCTTCCGTAACATCCGTCAAAATTCTACTATAATCATGTGATATTACAAATCTATATAAAAGCTCATATTCCAAGTAAAAATCTTGTGCAGAAAGAGAAATGATATATACATCATCTACTGAAAAATTCAACAAAATTTGACCTATTATAGATGCTAATTTAACACCTGTACCCAAAACTTTCAATCCTAAAATTTTAATCCACTTTTCATATCTATGCCTAAAAGCACTTTTAGAAGCATATAGGAGAACACCTAAAATTTTTCCTTCATCACTTTCAATTACAAGTGAATTTTCCATTAAGAAAGGAGGAATATTAAAAAGTATTGCCTTTTTAATTATTTCAAAGGCATCTTTTTTAAACAAATAATCAAAGTATTCTTTTTTTTCTTCATATATGAATCTTGCACAATCTATGTAATTGTCTTCGTTAATTTTTGTAAATTTCATTTATACACTCTCCTATAGTATCTTTAGAAAGTAAAGTATTATAATCAAAAGTCCGGAGAATATCATAGTGGTTATAAAAGCCCAGAAAAGCTCAGATCCACCAGGAACATTTACATTAGCAGGTTTTACTATTTTTACTTTATGCTCTGAAATTTTTTCTGTATTTTTTTGCTTTTCCCTTAACACATTCTCATCATATAATAACTTAAATGAAGGACTTACTACAAATTTTCCATAAATTTCATCACCAAGGTCTATTTTACATAAATACAAATATCCCTTCTTTGTAGGAATCATTTCCTTAGCCAAAATTTTGGCAGGAAATGGTAGGACTTTATTGTCTTCGACAAAATTTTTCGGATATTTTTTTCTTAATTTTTCCTCCAATTTATTTATTTCCACAGGAACTACATATATAACATCTCCAACGTCAAACTTAGTAATTGATTCCCCACTTATTGGATCAATAACAGGA
Proteins encoded in this window:
- a CDS encoding 2-C-methyl-D-erythritol 2,4-cyclodiphosphate synthase → MKFTKINEDNYIDCARFIYEEKKEYFDYLFKKDAFEIIKKAILFNIPPFLMENSLVIESDEGKILGVLLYASKSAFRHRYEKWIKILGLKVLGTGVKLASIIGQILLNFSVDDVYIISLSAQDFYLEYELLYRFVISHDYSRILTDVTEELIEKYKKMGFVVEKGLDDKIFRMHKKSKLNIASGIGWDTHPIKKDRKLILGGIEIESDIGLDGHSDADVLIHSIVDSFVGVSLKKDIGELFPEKDVPKGISSVFILENVLKSMKENGFFPESVDCVLITDFRLGKYRAEISKNLEKIINCPVSIKFKTGNSVYPETNLKAMTAMCVSNIISI
- the fmt gene encoding methionyl-tRNA formyltransferase, which produces MRILFLGTPSFASEHLEFLIKNNFDVVAVISQPDKPKGRGKKIQPTPVKEVAQKYNIPIFQPTKLTSEGLSIIERFKPDLGIVVAYGKLLKPPFLNAIPFYNIHASLLPKYRGAAPIQRALENGESVTGITIFKIGEGMDNGPIALKKEISVDEFETFGSLYEKLLSLGKEALLEFLNNYPPNLYPQEGEPTYAPKISKEDLELDFSADYITVKNKIRAYDPIPGVRVSLKGKLVKLFQVFYVERDENIKEYGKVLKINNEGGFISAKGGIVGIKYIQFPGKKPITFLDAKNGGLVKEGDKFES
- the murD gene encoding UDP-N-acetylmuramoyl-L-alanine--D-glutamate ligase, producing MKYTLLGFGISNKEILKYLLKKGESVFVSEGRKLSEVDKEFLNSFGVDFEENGHTEKVLDSDVILVSPGIHFENEIIKKAKENNIKIDTEISFCLKEFEKINWFPYVIAVTGSVGKSTTVSMIQHVLNKYKRTLLAGNIGIPIAKLLNDDLRADYLVLEVSSFQLFWSDKFKPNISSILNIYPNHLNWHPDMNHYINSKFKITLSQDENDFFVYNPNDEYIVKNLDKVKAKKVPFKYDFEIKELPEHLRYKQTIENVAAAKTIVEVAGFEFNIDFLEDFEKLPHRMEYVTEINGVKFFNDSKATNAAAVIRAVENFDGKLHLIMAGIGKNEDYTLLRKVLKNSVKTVALVGPITKDVKPYLDGINFMECSSINEAVNQLFRIANPGDVIMLSPGGASFDAFKNFEERGEYFKQLVFQLKEGKS
- the rsmA gene encoding 16S rRNA (adenine(1518)-N(6)/adenine(1519)-N(6))-dimethyltransferase RsmA, which produces MKIADYLRQYKLNLKKSLGQNFLTNMEIAKKIIENANIQTGETVLEIGPGAGTITELLIKKGANVVAVEIDKRLTPILDRFNEFENFKIYYQDFLKFDMKLLGENFKVVSNIPYSITGMIVKKILFSKFSTAVLMVQKEVGDRLLAKPGEDRSFLTVVVQTFTDIEKVLHVSKGNFVPPPQVDSVVLKFTRKEKIYEKYNIEEFWSFVSKCFEKKRKTLLNNLKGFVKNLDCFSEFDLKLRPQQLSNDNFLKLFEKYKGCK
- the trmFO gene encoding methylenetetrahydrofolate--tRNA-(uracil(54)-C(5))-methyltransferase (FADH(2)-oxidizing) TrmFO encodes the protein MRVNIVGAGLAGVEVAYRLLKEGFKVRIFEQKPVKFSPVHKMETFGELVCSNSLKSENLKNAEGILKEEMKLLDSLILNCAYKTRVPAGKALAVDREKFSRCITKVLESFENVEIVRKEVEKIDLDTDEIWVVATGPTTDGKFAQWLSKLTGGFLNFFDAVAPIISRDSIDFNKCFVGDRYGIGTGDYINCPMTKEEYERFYNELVNAEMIEMKDFDRKLLFERCQPIEEIAKSGKKSLLFGPLRPVGLINPHTGEIPYAVIQLRKEDEEGNMYNIVGFQTRLKWSEQKRIIRLIPGLENAEILRYGVMHRNTYIDTPRVLDEFLRHKKYKNIFFAGQITGVEGYLESAACGIYVGLNISRILSGKEPVKLPSKTMTGALINYITKADELKPMYANFGLINVKMKKNEKREKLHEICINEMKNFLNVLK